One window of Puntigrus tetrazona isolate hp1 chromosome 14, ASM1883169v1, whole genome shotgun sequence genomic DNA carries:
- the LOC122357355 gene encoding TBC1 domain family member 9B isoform X1: MWITPEEVLLANALWVSERANPYFILQRRKGHGRGGGITGLLVGTLDVVLDSSARVAPYRILHQTGESQIFWNIACGSSRKEITEHWEWLETNLLQTLSIFDNDDDITTFIKGKIQGIIAEENKSGKPQEDEDPGKFREAELKMRKLFGMPEEEKLVNYYPCSYWKGRVPRQGWIYLSVNHLCFYSFLLGKEVSLVVQWTDVTQLDKNATLVFPESIRVSTRDTEHFFSMFLNINETFKLMEQLANIAMRQLLDNESFAADRSLPKPCKTLKNVSALKRDLDARAKNERYRALFRLTQDERLDGHTDCTLWTPFAKMHVVGQMFVSNNYICFASREEDLCQLIIPLREVTIVEKADSSSVLPSPLSISTKNKMTFLFANLKDRDFLVQRISDFLQRTPDRPCGLNTQSENPSPSTPPSLPPSPPVLGLGEMPQSQHYSPSLPTAKKGLLQIYQQDVPEELGPKVTREKMKEESWKIHFFEFGRGVCMYRTSKTRELVLNGIPESLRGELWLLFSGAQNEMATHPGYYGSLVEQAMGKCTLATEEIERDLHRSMPEHHAFQNEMGIAALRRVLTAYAYRNPSIGYCQAMNIVTSVLLLYCTEEEAFWLLVALCERMLPDYYNTRVVGALVDQGVFEELTRECLPLLYEHMQDLGVISTISLSWFLTLFLSVMPFDSAVLLVDCFFYEGIKVIFQVALAVLHANMDQLLSCSDEGEAMTILGRYLDNVVNKQTVSPPIPHLHALLTSGNNPPPEIDVFELIKASYEKFGSLRADVIEQMRFKQRLKVIQSLEDTAKRSVVRAIMTESAFTIEELEELYVLFKAKHIMSCYWGASSTAAERHDPSLPYLEQYRIDCGQFVQLFSALAPWSCGLHTNTLSSRLFRLLDQNKDSLINFKEFVTGLSGMYHGDMTEKLKLLYKLHLPPALCPEEAESALEATQFFTDDDTPQDPPFLSHLDFLAQEVTSGEELREAGDASAAGDMDERKEEKPKDYKYYLRMWAKEKEPKKESIKDLPRMNQEQFIEMCKTLYNMFSEDPMEQELYHGIATVASLLLRIGEVGKKFTNNGSKKPEAQLPSAVDALQPEREDSSGEGGSGQSLVSKALAEAQLETPPPTAAGSDEEAKDDTSVSSYSVVSAGSLQCEDIADDTVLIGCMSGDGADRRQGSAPDADWSITFEQVLASFLTETSLVDYFEKKHNIQSKITACKSLRAVERQTSTSSDHDFSLNTH, from the exons ATGTGGATTACCCCGGAGGAGGTGTTACTGGCCAACGCGCTGTGGGTGAGCGAGCGAGCGAATCCCTATTTCATCCTGCAGAGGAGGAAGGGACACGGGCGCGGAGGAGGCATCACGG GTTTGCTGGTGGGTACGTTGGATGTGGTGCTGGACTCGAGTGCCCGCGTGGCGCCGTACAGGATCCTGCATCAGACGGGAGAGTCTCAGATCTTCTGGAATATTGCTTGCG gctCGTCTCGGAAGGAGATCACTGAACACTGGGAGTGGCTTGAGACAAACCTGCTGCAGACTCTGTCCATCTTTGACAATGACGATGACATCACAACCTTCATCAAGGGCAAAATACAG GGCATCATCGCTGAAGAGAACAAAAGCGGCAAGCCTCAGGAAGACGAGGATCCGGGGAAGTTTCGTGAGGCCGAGCTGAAGATGCGGAAGTTGTTCGGCATGCCGGAGGAAGAGAAGCTGGTGAACTATTACCCCTGCAGCTACTGGAAGGGCAGGGTCCCGCGGCAGGGCTGGATATACCTGTCCGTAAATCACCTCTGCTTCTACTCCTTCCTGCTGGGAAAAGAGG TTTCTCTGGTGGTGCAGTGGACAGACGTCACGCAGCTGGACAAGAACGCCACGCTGGTTTTCCCCGAGAGCATCCGCGTGAGCACACGTGACACCGAGCACTTCTTCTCCATGTTCCTCAACATCAACGAGACCTTCAAACTGATGGAGCAGCTGGCCAACATCGCCATGAGACAGCTGCTGGACAACGAGAGCTTCGCCGCCGACCGCTCGCTCCCCAAACCCTGCAAGACCCTGAAAAACGTCTCTGCGCTCAAGAG GGACTTGGATGCCCGTGCAAAGAACGAGCGGTACAGAGCCCTCTTCCGGCTCACGCAGGACGAGCGTCTGGATGGACACACCGACTGTACACTTTGGACGCCTTTCGCTAAGATGCATGTCGTCGgtcaaatgtttgtttctaaCAACTATATCTGCTTTGCAAGTCGAGAGGAAGATCTATGTCAACTTATCATTCCACTGAGAGAG GTGACTATAGTGGAGAAAGCGGACAGCAGCAGTGTTTTGCCGAGTCCACTGTCGATTAGCACTAAAAACAAGATGACCTTCCTTTTTGCAAACCTCAAAGACCGTGACTTCCTTGTACAGCGCATCTCTGATTTCCTGCAGCGCACTCCTGACAGGCCATGTGGCCTAAACACTCAATCC GAGAATCCCAGCCCAAGTACACCACCCTCTCTGCCCCCGTCCCCTCCTGTCCTGGGGCTCGGAGAGATGCCCCAGAGCCAACACTACAGCCCCAGTCTGCCCACTGCAAAGAAGGGCCTACTGCAAATCTACCAGCAGGACGTCCCGGAAGAGCTGGGGCCTAAAGTG ACGAGAGAGAAGATGAAAGAGGAATCGTGGAAGATCCACTTCTTTGAGTTTGGCCGTGGAGTTTGTATGTACCGCACGTCTAAGACCAGAGAGCTGGTTCTGAACGGGATACCAGAGAGTTTGAGAGGAGAACTGTGGCTGCTGTTCTCAG GTGCTCAGAACGAGATGGCCACACACCCTGGTTACTATGGCAGTTTGGTCGAGCAGGCGATGGGTAAATGTACTCTAGCGACCGAGGAGATCGAGAGAGACCTGCACCGATCCATGCCTGAACATCACGCCTTCCAGAACGAGATGGGCATCGCTGCCTTGAGACGCGTCCTGACCGCCTACGCTTACAGAAACCCCAGCATCGGATACtgccag GCAATGAACATTGTTAcgtctgtgttgttgttgtattgTACTGAAGAGGAGGCCTTCTGGCTGCTCGTAGCTCTGTGTGAACGGATGCTGCCCGACTATTACAACACTAGAGTTGTAG GAGCGCTGGTGGATCAGGGTGTGTTTGAGGAACTGACCCGCGAGTGTCTGCCGCTGTTGTACGAACACATGCAGGATTTGGGCGTCATCTCCACCATCTCTCTGTCCTGGTTTCTCACACTCTTCTTGTCCGTCATGCCTTTCGACAGCGCGGTGCTGCTGGTCGACTGCTTCTTCTACGAGGGCATTAAAGTCATTTTCCAG GTGGCATTAGCTGTGCTACATGCAAACATGGATCAACTGCTGTCTTGTTCAGATGAGGGAGAAGCCATGACTATTCTGGGCAG ATATTTGGATAACGTTGTAAATAAGCAGACCGTTTCTCCACCCATTCCCCACCTTCATGCCCTGTTGACCAGTGGCAACAACCCTCCACCTGAGATTGACGTCTTTGAGCTCATTAAAGCGTCCTACGAG AAGTTTGGTAGCCTGCGTGCCGATGTCATCGAGCAGATGAGGTTCAAACAAAGGTTAAAGGTCATACAGTCACTAGAAGACACAGCCAAGAGGAGTGTG GTGAGAGCGATCATGACAGAGTCTGCCTTCACTATTGAGGAGCTGGAAGAACTCTATGTTCTTTTTAAG gCCAAGCACATCATGAGTTGTTACTGGGGAGCGAGCAGCACCGCGGCGGAGCGGCACGACCCGAGTCTGCCGTATCTGGAGCAGTACCGCATCGACTGCGGTCAGTTCGTTCAGCTCTTCTCCGCTCTGGCACCCTGGAGCTGCGGCCTTCACACCAACACGCTCTCCAGCCGACTCTTCCGCCTGCTCGACCAAAACAAAGACTCTCTCATCAACTTCAAAGAGTTTGTCACTGGGCTCA GTGGAATGTATCATGGCGATATGACGGAAAAACTCAAACTTCTCTACAAACTCCACCTGCCTCCTG CGTTGTGTCCAGAAGAGGCCGAGTCAGCGCTGGAGGCCACACAGTTCTTCACTGACGACGACACTCCTCAGG ATCCTCCCTTCCTGTCTCATCTGGACTTCCTGGCACAGGAAGTGACCTCAG GCGAGGAGCTGAGGGAGGCAGGAGATGCATCAGCAGCCGGAGACATGGACGAGAGGAAAG AGGAGAAGCCGAAGGACTATAAGTATTATCTGAGAATGTGGGCCAAAGAAAAAGAGCCAAAGAAAGAGAGTATAAAAGATCTGCCTCGGATGAATCAG GAGCAGTTCATTGAGATGTGCAAGACTCTCTACAACATGTTCAGTGAAGATCCCATGGAGCAGGAGCTGTATCACGGCATCGCCACGGTGGCGAGTCTCCTGCTGCGCATCGGAGAAGTGGGCAAGAAATTCACCAACAACGGCAGCAAGAAACCCGAAGCCCAGCTGCCCTCAGCTGTCGACGCTCTGCAGCCGGAGAGGGAGGACTCGTCTGGGGAAGGAGGATCAGGACAGTCCCTGGTCTCCAAGGCCCTGGCAGAGGCGCAGCTCGAGACGCCACCTCCTACAGCGGCCGGCTCCGACGAAGAGGCCAAAGACGACACGTCCGTTTCGTCCTACTCCGTCGTGAGCGCCGGTTCGCTGCAGTGCGAGGACATCGCCGACGACACGGTACTGATTGGCTGCATGAGCGGAGACGGGGCGGACCGGAGGCAGGGCAGCGCGCCGGACGCCGATTGGTCCATCACGTTCGAGCAAGTTTTAGCATCGTTCCTGACAGAAACATCGCTGGTCGACTACTTtgagaaaaaacacaacatcCAGAGCAAGATAACGGCATGCAAGTCACTAAGAGCCGTGGAGAGACAGACAAGTACGTCGAGCGATCACGATTTctctctgaacacacactga
- the LOC122357355 gene encoding TBC1 domain family member 9B isoform X2 — MWITPEEVLLANALWVSERANPYFILQRRKGHGRGGGITGLLVGTLDVVLDSSARVAPYRILHQTGESQIFWNIACGSSRKEITEHWEWLETNLLQTLSIFDNDDDITTFIKGKIQGIIAEENKSGKPQEDEDPGKFREAELKMRKLFGMPEEEKLVNYYPCSYWKGRVPRQGWIYLSVNHLCFYSFLLGKEVSLVVQWTDVTQLDKNATLVFPESIRVSTRDTEHFFSMFLNINETFKLMEQLANIAMRQLLDNESFAADRSLPKPCKTLKNVSALKRDLDARAKNERYRALFRLTQDERLDGHTDCTLWTPFAKMHVVGQMFVSNNYICFASREEDLCQLIIPLREVTIVEKADSSSVLPSPLSISTKNKMTFLFANLKDRDFLVQRISDFLQRTPDRPCGLNTQSENPSPSTPPSLPPSPPVLGLGEMPQSQHYSPSLPTAKKGLLQIYQQDVPEELGPKVTREKMKEESWKIHFFEFGRGVCMYRTSKTRELVLNGIPESLRGELWLLFSGAQNEMATHPGYYGSLVEQAMGKCTLATEEIERDLHRSMPEHHAFQNEMGIAALRRVLTAYAYRNPSIGYCQAMNIVTSVLLLYCTEEEAFWLLVALCERMLPDYYNTRVVGALVDQGVFEELTRECLPLLYEHMQDLGVISTISLSWFLTLFLSVMPFDSAVLLVDCFFYEGIKVIFQVALAVLHANMDQLLSCSDEGEAMTILGRYLDNVVNKQTVSPPIPHLHALLTSGNNPPPEIDVFELIKASYEKFGSLRADVIEQMRFKQRLKVIQSLEDTAKRSVVRAIMTESAFTIEELEELYVLFKAKHIMSCYWGASSTAAERHDPSLPYLEQYRIDCGQFVQLFSALAPWSCGLHTNTLSSRLFRLLDQNKDSLINFKEFVTGLSGMYHGDMTEKLKLLYKLHLPPALCPEEAESALEATQFFTDDDTPQGEELREAGDASAAGDMDERKEEKPKDYKYYLRMWAKEKEPKKESIKDLPRMNQEQFIEMCKTLYNMFSEDPMEQELYHGIATVASLLLRIGEVGKKFTNNGSKKPEAQLPSAVDALQPEREDSSGEGGSGQSLVSKALAEAQLETPPPTAAGSDEEAKDDTSVSSYSVVSAGSLQCEDIADDTVLIGCMSGDGADRRQGSAPDADWSITFEQVLASFLTETSLVDYFEKKHNIQSKITACKSLRAVERQTSTSSDHDFSLNTH, encoded by the exons ATGTGGATTACCCCGGAGGAGGTGTTACTGGCCAACGCGCTGTGGGTGAGCGAGCGAGCGAATCCCTATTTCATCCTGCAGAGGAGGAAGGGACACGGGCGCGGAGGAGGCATCACGG GTTTGCTGGTGGGTACGTTGGATGTGGTGCTGGACTCGAGTGCCCGCGTGGCGCCGTACAGGATCCTGCATCAGACGGGAGAGTCTCAGATCTTCTGGAATATTGCTTGCG gctCGTCTCGGAAGGAGATCACTGAACACTGGGAGTGGCTTGAGACAAACCTGCTGCAGACTCTGTCCATCTTTGACAATGACGATGACATCACAACCTTCATCAAGGGCAAAATACAG GGCATCATCGCTGAAGAGAACAAAAGCGGCAAGCCTCAGGAAGACGAGGATCCGGGGAAGTTTCGTGAGGCCGAGCTGAAGATGCGGAAGTTGTTCGGCATGCCGGAGGAAGAGAAGCTGGTGAACTATTACCCCTGCAGCTACTGGAAGGGCAGGGTCCCGCGGCAGGGCTGGATATACCTGTCCGTAAATCACCTCTGCTTCTACTCCTTCCTGCTGGGAAAAGAGG TTTCTCTGGTGGTGCAGTGGACAGACGTCACGCAGCTGGACAAGAACGCCACGCTGGTTTTCCCCGAGAGCATCCGCGTGAGCACACGTGACACCGAGCACTTCTTCTCCATGTTCCTCAACATCAACGAGACCTTCAAACTGATGGAGCAGCTGGCCAACATCGCCATGAGACAGCTGCTGGACAACGAGAGCTTCGCCGCCGACCGCTCGCTCCCCAAACCCTGCAAGACCCTGAAAAACGTCTCTGCGCTCAAGAG GGACTTGGATGCCCGTGCAAAGAACGAGCGGTACAGAGCCCTCTTCCGGCTCACGCAGGACGAGCGTCTGGATGGACACACCGACTGTACACTTTGGACGCCTTTCGCTAAGATGCATGTCGTCGgtcaaatgtttgtttctaaCAACTATATCTGCTTTGCAAGTCGAGAGGAAGATCTATGTCAACTTATCATTCCACTGAGAGAG GTGACTATAGTGGAGAAAGCGGACAGCAGCAGTGTTTTGCCGAGTCCACTGTCGATTAGCACTAAAAACAAGATGACCTTCCTTTTTGCAAACCTCAAAGACCGTGACTTCCTTGTACAGCGCATCTCTGATTTCCTGCAGCGCACTCCTGACAGGCCATGTGGCCTAAACACTCAATCC GAGAATCCCAGCCCAAGTACACCACCCTCTCTGCCCCCGTCCCCTCCTGTCCTGGGGCTCGGAGAGATGCCCCAGAGCCAACACTACAGCCCCAGTCTGCCCACTGCAAAGAAGGGCCTACTGCAAATCTACCAGCAGGACGTCCCGGAAGAGCTGGGGCCTAAAGTG ACGAGAGAGAAGATGAAAGAGGAATCGTGGAAGATCCACTTCTTTGAGTTTGGCCGTGGAGTTTGTATGTACCGCACGTCTAAGACCAGAGAGCTGGTTCTGAACGGGATACCAGAGAGTTTGAGAGGAGAACTGTGGCTGCTGTTCTCAG GTGCTCAGAACGAGATGGCCACACACCCTGGTTACTATGGCAGTTTGGTCGAGCAGGCGATGGGTAAATGTACTCTAGCGACCGAGGAGATCGAGAGAGACCTGCACCGATCCATGCCTGAACATCACGCCTTCCAGAACGAGATGGGCATCGCTGCCTTGAGACGCGTCCTGACCGCCTACGCTTACAGAAACCCCAGCATCGGATACtgccag GCAATGAACATTGTTAcgtctgtgttgttgttgtattgTACTGAAGAGGAGGCCTTCTGGCTGCTCGTAGCTCTGTGTGAACGGATGCTGCCCGACTATTACAACACTAGAGTTGTAG GAGCGCTGGTGGATCAGGGTGTGTTTGAGGAACTGACCCGCGAGTGTCTGCCGCTGTTGTACGAACACATGCAGGATTTGGGCGTCATCTCCACCATCTCTCTGTCCTGGTTTCTCACACTCTTCTTGTCCGTCATGCCTTTCGACAGCGCGGTGCTGCTGGTCGACTGCTTCTTCTACGAGGGCATTAAAGTCATTTTCCAG GTGGCATTAGCTGTGCTACATGCAAACATGGATCAACTGCTGTCTTGTTCAGATGAGGGAGAAGCCATGACTATTCTGGGCAG ATATTTGGATAACGTTGTAAATAAGCAGACCGTTTCTCCACCCATTCCCCACCTTCATGCCCTGTTGACCAGTGGCAACAACCCTCCACCTGAGATTGACGTCTTTGAGCTCATTAAAGCGTCCTACGAG AAGTTTGGTAGCCTGCGTGCCGATGTCATCGAGCAGATGAGGTTCAAACAAAGGTTAAAGGTCATACAGTCACTAGAAGACACAGCCAAGAGGAGTGTG GTGAGAGCGATCATGACAGAGTCTGCCTTCACTATTGAGGAGCTGGAAGAACTCTATGTTCTTTTTAAG gCCAAGCACATCATGAGTTGTTACTGGGGAGCGAGCAGCACCGCGGCGGAGCGGCACGACCCGAGTCTGCCGTATCTGGAGCAGTACCGCATCGACTGCGGTCAGTTCGTTCAGCTCTTCTCCGCTCTGGCACCCTGGAGCTGCGGCCTTCACACCAACACGCTCTCCAGCCGACTCTTCCGCCTGCTCGACCAAAACAAAGACTCTCTCATCAACTTCAAAGAGTTTGTCACTGGGCTCA GTGGAATGTATCATGGCGATATGACGGAAAAACTCAAACTTCTCTACAAACTCCACCTGCCTCCTG CGTTGTGTCCAGAAGAGGCCGAGTCAGCGCTGGAGGCCACACAGTTCTTCACTGACGACGACACTCCTCAGG GCGAGGAGCTGAGGGAGGCAGGAGATGCATCAGCAGCCGGAGACATGGACGAGAGGAAAG AGGAGAAGCCGAAGGACTATAAGTATTATCTGAGAATGTGGGCCAAAGAAAAAGAGCCAAAGAAAGAGAGTATAAAAGATCTGCCTCGGATGAATCAG GAGCAGTTCATTGAGATGTGCAAGACTCTCTACAACATGTTCAGTGAAGATCCCATGGAGCAGGAGCTGTATCACGGCATCGCCACGGTGGCGAGTCTCCTGCTGCGCATCGGAGAAGTGGGCAAGAAATTCACCAACAACGGCAGCAAGAAACCCGAAGCCCAGCTGCCCTCAGCTGTCGACGCTCTGCAGCCGGAGAGGGAGGACTCGTCTGGGGAAGGAGGATCAGGACAGTCCCTGGTCTCCAAGGCCCTGGCAGAGGCGCAGCTCGAGACGCCACCTCCTACAGCGGCCGGCTCCGACGAAGAGGCCAAAGACGACACGTCCGTTTCGTCCTACTCCGTCGTGAGCGCCGGTTCGCTGCAGTGCGAGGACATCGCCGACGACACGGTACTGATTGGCTGCATGAGCGGAGACGGGGCGGACCGGAGGCAGGGCAGCGCGCCGGACGCCGATTGGTCCATCACGTTCGAGCAAGTTTTAGCATCGTTCCTGACAGAAACATCGCTGGTCGACTACTTtgagaaaaaacacaacatcCAGAGCAAGATAACGGCATGCAAGTCACTAAGAGCCGTGGAGAGACAGACAAGTACGTCGAGCGATCACGATTTctctctgaacacacactga